One stretch of Solenopsis invicta isolate M01_SB chromosome 16, UNIL_Sinv_3.0, whole genome shotgun sequence DNA includes these proteins:
- the LOC105199340 gene encoding choline/ethanolaminephosphotransferase 1 isoform X7, which produces MLFYKDRLLSPGQLKRLSEHKYSCTSNSLLDGLLQPWWDWLVSKVPLWLAPNLITVLGLIVNIVTTLILVYYSPDARIEPPRWACFLCALGLFIYQSLDAIDGKQARRTGTSTPLGELFDHGCDSISTVFVALSACIAVQLGYYPTWMFFQCFCAMTLFYCAHWQTYVSGSLRFGKVDVTEAQFTIIAIHLISAIFGPQIWMMEIPFLDGFMFKYLLGVMTVVCALANLYSIFSVIFTGGVGKNGSTVAIPVLGTFSNYIAMVFYAGYLHVFLEFCKVFESGGIGKNGSTIALPYTGTEVKVFPLWAAVGIAILLAQSSISVILAGGVGKNGSTVAGTSVLSPIIPFSFVVVPAFIIYRKSAEHVYENHPALYILSFGIVAAKVTNRLVVAHMTKNEMQYLDSSLIGPAMLFLNQYFNFFIKEYYVLWLCFIWVTLDIFRYSAQVCLEICDHMKIKLFRIPCNHTGTIQVNAAEKNVHMTVEEEPLLDEEYHHGSDTAVDL; this is translated from the exons ATGCTGTTCTACAAGGATAGACTGCTGTCGCCCGGCCAGCTTAAGCGGCTCAGCGAGCACAAGTACAGCTGCACGAGCAACAGCCTCCTCGACGGCCTCCTGCAGCCATGGTGGGACTGGCTGGTCAGCAAGGTTCCGCTCTGGCTAGCACCCAATCTCATCACCGTGCTCGGCCTGATCGTCAACATCGTCACCACCCTGATTCTTGTCTACTATAGTCCGGACGCGAGAATCGAG ccaCCTAGATGGGCTTGTTTTTTATGTGCACTTGGTCTGTTTATATATCAGAGTTTAGATGCTATCGATGGCAAGCAAGCCAGGAGAACCGGCACATCTACACCACTGGGAGAATTGTTTGATCATGGGTGTGATTCAATATCAACAG TGTTTGTTGCTTTATCGGCATGTATAGCTGTACAATTAGGATACTATCCAACGTGGATGTTTTTCCAGTGTTTCTGCGCAATGACGCTTTTTTACTGTGCTCATTGGCAGACCTATGTTTCAG GTTCCTTGAGATTTGGTAAAGTGGATGTAACGGAAGCACAGTTTACAATCATAGCTATTCATCTGATTTCCGCTATCTTTGGTCCACAAATTTGGATGATGGAg ATACCATTCTTAGATGGTTttatgtttaagtatttattaggAGTTATGACAGTCGTGTGTGCACTGGCAAATTTGTATTCCATATTTTCGGTGATTTTCACCGGAGGAGTGGGCAAGAATGGTTCCACTGTGGCT ATCCCCGTACTCGGTACGTTCAGTAACTACATAGCAATGGTCTTTTATGCAGGCTACCTTCACGTGTTCCTTGAATTCTGTAAAGTCTTTGAATCTGGTGGGATTGGAAAAAACGGTTCCACAATTGCA TTGCCATACACTGGCACAGAGGTGAAGGTGTTTCCATTATGGGCTGCTGTGGGCATCGCTATTTTACTTGCACAGAGCAGCATATCCGTCATTCTCGCCGGTGGTGTCGGAAAAAATGGCTCCACCGTCGCA GGGACGTCCGTTTTATCGCCAATTATACCATTTAGCTTTGTGGTGGTACCggcttttataatatatagaaaaagcGCTGAACACGTCTACGAAAACCACCCAGCCCTGTATATACTTTCGTTTGGAATAGTGGCGGCGAAAGTTACGAATAGATTAGTG GTTGCTCATATGACTAAGAATGAGATGCAATACTTGGACAGTTCGTTAATCGGTCCAGCTATGCTGTTTCTCAATcaatatttcaacttttttatcAAAGAATACTACGTTCTCTGGCTGTGTTTC ATCTGGGTCACTCTGGATATCTTCCGATATAGTGCTCAAGTATGTCTTGAAATATGCGATCACATGAAGATCAAGCTTTTTAGGATACCATGCAACCATACGGGCACTATCCAGGTCAACGCCGCCGAGAAAAATG TTCACATGACGGTGGAGGAAGAGCCGCTGTTAGACGAGGAATACCATCACGGATCCGACACGGCCGTCGACCTCTGA
- the LOC105199340 gene encoding choline/ethanolaminephosphotransferase 1 isoform X1 has product MLFYKDRLLSPGQLKRLSEHKYSCTSNSLLDGLLQPWWDWLVSKVPLWLAPNLITVLGLIVNIVTTLILVYYSPDARIEPPRWACFLCALGLFIYQSLDAIDGKQARRTGTSTPLGELFDHGCDSISTVFVALSACIAVQLGYYPTWMFFQCFCAMTLFYCAHWQTYVSGSLRFGKVDVTEAQFTIIAIHLISAIFGPQIWMMEIPFLDGFMFKYLLGVMTVVCALANLYSIFSVIFTGGVGKNGSTVALPYTGTEVKVFPLWAAVGIAILLAQSSISVILAGGVGKNGSTVAGTSVLSPIIPFSFVVVPAFIIYRKSAEHVYENHPALYILSFGIVAAKVTNRLVVAHMTKNEMQYLDSSLIGPAMLFLNQYFNFFIKEYYVLWLCFIWVTLDIFRYSAQVCLEICDHMKIKLFRIPCNHTGTIQVNAAEKNVHMTVEEEPLLDEEYHHGSDTAVDL; this is encoded by the exons ATGCTGTTCTACAAGGATAGACTGCTGTCGCCCGGCCAGCTTAAGCGGCTCAGCGAGCACAAGTACAGCTGCACGAGCAACAGCCTCCTCGACGGCCTCCTGCAGCCATGGTGGGACTGGCTGGTCAGCAAGGTTCCGCTCTGGCTAGCACCCAATCTCATCACCGTGCTCGGCCTGATCGTCAACATCGTCACCACCCTGATTCTTGTCTACTATAGTCCGGACGCGAGAATCGAG ccaCCTAGATGGGCTTGTTTTTTATGTGCACTTGGTCTGTTTATATATCAGAGTTTAGATGCTATCGATGGCAAGCAAGCCAGGAGAACCGGCACATCTACACCACTGGGAGAATTGTTTGATCATGGGTGTGATTCAATATCAACAG TGTTTGTTGCTTTATCGGCATGTATAGCTGTACAATTAGGATACTATCCAACGTGGATGTTTTTCCAGTGTTTCTGCGCAATGACGCTTTTTTACTGTGCTCATTGGCAGACCTATGTTTCAG GTTCCTTGAGATTTGGTAAAGTGGATGTAACGGAAGCACAGTTTACAATCATAGCTATTCATCTGATTTCCGCTATCTTTGGTCCACAAATTTGGATGATGGAg ATACCATTCTTAGATGGTTttatgtttaagtatttattaggAGTTATGACAGTCGTGTGTGCACTGGCAAATTTGTATTCCATATTTTCGGTGATTTTCACCGGAGGAGTGGGCAAGAATGGTTCCACTGTGGCT TTGCCATACACTGGCACAGAGGTGAAGGTGTTTCCATTATGGGCTGCTGTGGGCATCGCTATTTTACTTGCACAGAGCAGCATATCCGTCATTCTCGCCGGTGGTGTCGGAAAAAATGGCTCCACCGTCGCA GGGACGTCCGTTTTATCGCCAATTATACCATTTAGCTTTGTGGTGGTACCggcttttataatatatagaaaaagcGCTGAACACGTCTACGAAAACCACCCAGCCCTGTATATACTTTCGTTTGGAATAGTGGCGGCGAAAGTTACGAATAGATTAGTG GTTGCTCATATGACTAAGAATGAGATGCAATACTTGGACAGTTCGTTAATCGGTCCAGCTATGCTGTTTCTCAATcaatatttcaacttttttatcAAAGAATACTACGTTCTCTGGCTGTGTTTC ATCTGGGTCACTCTGGATATCTTCCGATATAGTGCTCAAGTATGTCTTGAAATATGCGATCACATGAAGATCAAGCTTTTTAGGATACCATGCAACCATACGGGCACTATCCAGGTCAACGCCGCCGAGAAAAATG TTCACATGACGGTGGAGGAAGAGCCGCTGTTAGACGAGGAATACCATCACGGATCCGACACGGCCGTCGACCTCTGA
- the LOC105199340 gene encoding cholinephosphotransferase 1 isoform X6, producing the protein MLFYKDRLLSPGQLKRLSEHKYSCTSNSLLDGLLQPWWDWLVSKVPLWLAPNLITVLGLIVNIVTTLILVYYSPDARIEPPRWACFLCALGLFIYQSLDAIDGKQARRTGTSTPLGELFDHGCDSISTVFVALSACIAVQLGYYPTWMFFQCFCAMTLFYCAHWQTYVSGSLRFGKVDVTEAQFTIIAIHLISAIFGPQIWMMEIPVLGTFSNYIAMVFYAGYLHVFLEFCKVFESGGIGKNGSTIAGTSVLSPIIPFSFVVVPAFIIYRKSAEHVYENHPALYILSFGIVAAKVTNRLVVAHMTKNEMQYLDSSLIGPAMLFLNQYFNFFIKEYYVLWLCFIWVTLDIFRYSAQVCLEICDHMKIKLFRIPCNHTGTIQVNAAEKNVHMTVEEEPLLDEEYHHGSDTAVDL; encoded by the exons ATGCTGTTCTACAAGGATAGACTGCTGTCGCCCGGCCAGCTTAAGCGGCTCAGCGAGCACAAGTACAGCTGCACGAGCAACAGCCTCCTCGACGGCCTCCTGCAGCCATGGTGGGACTGGCTGGTCAGCAAGGTTCCGCTCTGGCTAGCACCCAATCTCATCACCGTGCTCGGCCTGATCGTCAACATCGTCACCACCCTGATTCTTGTCTACTATAGTCCGGACGCGAGAATCGAG ccaCCTAGATGGGCTTGTTTTTTATGTGCACTTGGTCTGTTTATATATCAGAGTTTAGATGCTATCGATGGCAAGCAAGCCAGGAGAACCGGCACATCTACACCACTGGGAGAATTGTTTGATCATGGGTGTGATTCAATATCAACAG TGTTTGTTGCTTTATCGGCATGTATAGCTGTACAATTAGGATACTATCCAACGTGGATGTTTTTCCAGTGTTTCTGCGCAATGACGCTTTTTTACTGTGCTCATTGGCAGACCTATGTTTCAG GTTCCTTGAGATTTGGTAAAGTGGATGTAACGGAAGCACAGTTTACAATCATAGCTATTCATCTGATTTCCGCTATCTTTGGTCCACAAATTTGGATGATGGAg ATCCCCGTACTCGGTACGTTCAGTAACTACATAGCAATGGTCTTTTATGCAGGCTACCTTCACGTGTTCCTTGAATTCTGTAAAGTCTTTGAATCTGGTGGGATTGGAAAAAACGGTTCCACAATTGCA GGGACGTCCGTTTTATCGCCAATTATACCATTTAGCTTTGTGGTGGTACCggcttttataatatatagaaaaagcGCTGAACACGTCTACGAAAACCACCCAGCCCTGTATATACTTTCGTTTGGAATAGTGGCGGCGAAAGTTACGAATAGATTAGTG GTTGCTCATATGACTAAGAATGAGATGCAATACTTGGACAGTTCGTTAATCGGTCCAGCTATGCTGTTTCTCAATcaatatttcaacttttttatcAAAGAATACTACGTTCTCTGGCTGTGTTTC ATCTGGGTCACTCTGGATATCTTCCGATATAGTGCTCAAGTATGTCTTGAAATATGCGATCACATGAAGATCAAGCTTTTTAGGATACCATGCAACCATACGGGCACTATCCAGGTCAACGCCGCCGAGAAAAATG TTCACATGACGGTGGAGGAAGAGCCGCTGTTAGACGAGGAATACCATCACGGATCCGACACGGCCGTCGACCTCTGA
- the LOC105199340 gene encoding choline/ethanolaminephosphotransferase 1 isoform X8 → MLFYKDRLLSPGQLKRLSEHKYSCTSNSLLDGLLQPWWDWLVSKVPLWLAPNLITVLGLIVNIVTTLILVYYSPDARIEPPRWACFLCALGLFIYQSLDAIDGKQARRTGTSTPLGELFDHGCDSISTVFVALSACIAVQLGYYPTWMFFQCFCAMTLFYCAHWQTYVSGSLRFGKVDVTEAQFTIIAIHLISAIFGPQIWMMEIPFLDGFMFKYLLGVMTVVCALANLYSIFSVIFTGGVGKNGSTVAGTSVLSPIIPFSFVVVPAFIIYRKSAEHVYENHPALYILSFGIVAAKVTNRLVVAHMTKNEMQYLDSSLIGPAMLFLNQYFNFFIKEYYVLWLCFIWVTLDIFRYSAQVCLEICDHMKIKLFRIPCNHTGTIQVNAAEKNGTNSVPSSKRVPLGHTIKTALAPYL, encoded by the exons ATGCTGTTCTACAAGGATAGACTGCTGTCGCCCGGCCAGCTTAAGCGGCTCAGCGAGCACAAGTACAGCTGCACGAGCAACAGCCTCCTCGACGGCCTCCTGCAGCCATGGTGGGACTGGCTGGTCAGCAAGGTTCCGCTCTGGCTAGCACCCAATCTCATCACCGTGCTCGGCCTGATCGTCAACATCGTCACCACCCTGATTCTTGTCTACTATAGTCCGGACGCGAGAATCGAG ccaCCTAGATGGGCTTGTTTTTTATGTGCACTTGGTCTGTTTATATATCAGAGTTTAGATGCTATCGATGGCAAGCAAGCCAGGAGAACCGGCACATCTACACCACTGGGAGAATTGTTTGATCATGGGTGTGATTCAATATCAACAG TGTTTGTTGCTTTATCGGCATGTATAGCTGTACAATTAGGATACTATCCAACGTGGATGTTTTTCCAGTGTTTCTGCGCAATGACGCTTTTTTACTGTGCTCATTGGCAGACCTATGTTTCAG GTTCCTTGAGATTTGGTAAAGTGGATGTAACGGAAGCACAGTTTACAATCATAGCTATTCATCTGATTTCCGCTATCTTTGGTCCACAAATTTGGATGATGGAg ATACCATTCTTAGATGGTTttatgtttaagtatttattaggAGTTATGACAGTCGTGTGTGCACTGGCAAATTTGTATTCCATATTTTCGGTGATTTTCACCGGAGGAGTGGGCAAGAATGGTTCCACTGTGGCT GGGACGTCCGTTTTATCGCCAATTATACCATTTAGCTTTGTGGTGGTACCggcttttataatatatagaaaaagcGCTGAACACGTCTACGAAAACCACCCAGCCCTGTATATACTTTCGTTTGGAATAGTGGCGGCGAAAGTTACGAATAGATTAGTG GTTGCTCATATGACTAAGAATGAGATGCAATACTTGGACAGTTCGTTAATCGGTCCAGCTATGCTGTTTCTCAATcaatatttcaacttttttatcAAAGAATACTACGTTCTCTGGCTGTGTTTC ATCTGGGTCACTCTGGATATCTTCCGATATAGTGCTCAAGTATGTCTTGAAATATGCGATCACATGAAGATCAAGCTTTTTAGGATACCATGCAACCATACGGGCACTATCCAGGTCAACGCCGCCGAGAAAAATGGTACTAATAG CGTACCGTCAAGTAAAAGGGTACCATTAGGACATACAATAAAAACGGCACTTGCTCCATACTTATAA
- the LOC105199340 gene encoding cholinephosphotransferase 1 isoform X5, which translates to MLFYKDRLLSPGQLKRLSEHKYSCTSNSLLDGLLQPWWDWLVSKVPLWLAPNLITVLGLIVNIVTTLILVYYSPDARIEPPRWACFLCALGLFIYQSLDAIDGKQARRTGTSTPLGELFDHGCDSISTVFVALSACIAVQLGYYPTWMFFQCFCAMTLFYCAHWQTYVSGSLRFGKVDVTEAQFTIIAIHLISAIFGPQIWMMELPYTGTEVKVFPLWAAVGIAILLAQSSISVILAGGVGKNGSTVAGTSVLSPIIPFSFVVVPAFIIYRKSAEHVYENHPALYILSFGIVAAKVTNRLVVAHMTKNEMQYLDSSLIGPAMLFLNQYFNFFIKEYYVLWLCFIWVTLDIFRYSAQVCLEICDHMKIKLFRIPCNHTGTIQVNAAEKNVHMTVEEEPLLDEEYHHGSDTAVDL; encoded by the exons ATGCTGTTCTACAAGGATAGACTGCTGTCGCCCGGCCAGCTTAAGCGGCTCAGCGAGCACAAGTACAGCTGCACGAGCAACAGCCTCCTCGACGGCCTCCTGCAGCCATGGTGGGACTGGCTGGTCAGCAAGGTTCCGCTCTGGCTAGCACCCAATCTCATCACCGTGCTCGGCCTGATCGTCAACATCGTCACCACCCTGATTCTTGTCTACTATAGTCCGGACGCGAGAATCGAG ccaCCTAGATGGGCTTGTTTTTTATGTGCACTTGGTCTGTTTATATATCAGAGTTTAGATGCTATCGATGGCAAGCAAGCCAGGAGAACCGGCACATCTACACCACTGGGAGAATTGTTTGATCATGGGTGTGATTCAATATCAACAG TGTTTGTTGCTTTATCGGCATGTATAGCTGTACAATTAGGATACTATCCAACGTGGATGTTTTTCCAGTGTTTCTGCGCAATGACGCTTTTTTACTGTGCTCATTGGCAGACCTATGTTTCAG GTTCCTTGAGATTTGGTAAAGTGGATGTAACGGAAGCACAGTTTACAATCATAGCTATTCATCTGATTTCCGCTATCTTTGGTCCACAAATTTGGATGATGGAg TTGCCATACACTGGCACAGAGGTGAAGGTGTTTCCATTATGGGCTGCTGTGGGCATCGCTATTTTACTTGCACAGAGCAGCATATCCGTCATTCTCGCCGGTGGTGTCGGAAAAAATGGCTCCACCGTCGCA GGGACGTCCGTTTTATCGCCAATTATACCATTTAGCTTTGTGGTGGTACCggcttttataatatatagaaaaagcGCTGAACACGTCTACGAAAACCACCCAGCCCTGTATATACTTTCGTTTGGAATAGTGGCGGCGAAAGTTACGAATAGATTAGTG GTTGCTCATATGACTAAGAATGAGATGCAATACTTGGACAGTTCGTTAATCGGTCCAGCTATGCTGTTTCTCAATcaatatttcaacttttttatcAAAGAATACTACGTTCTCTGGCTGTGTTTC ATCTGGGTCACTCTGGATATCTTCCGATATAGTGCTCAAGTATGTCTTGAAATATGCGATCACATGAAGATCAAGCTTTTTAGGATACCATGCAACCATACGGGCACTATCCAGGTCAACGCCGCCGAGAAAAATG TTCACATGACGGTGGAGGAAGAGCCGCTGTTAGACGAGGAATACCATCACGGATCCGACACGGCCGTCGACCTCTGA
- the LOC105199340 gene encoding choline/ethanolaminephosphotransferase 1 isoform X4, whose translation MLFYKDRLLSPGQLKRLSEHKYSCTSNSLLDGLLQPWWDWLVSKVPLWLAPNLITVLGLIVNIVTTLILVYYSPDARIEPPRWACFLCALGLFIYQSLDAIDGKQARRTGTSTPLGELFDHGCDSISTVFVALSACIAVQLGYYPTWMFFQCFCAMTLFYCAHWQTYVSGSLRFGKVDVTEAQFTIIAIHLISAIFGPQIWMMEIPFLDGFMFKYLLGVMTVVCALANLYSIFSVIFTGGVGKNGSTVAGTSVLSPIIPFSFVVVPAFIIYRKSAEHVYENHPALYILSFGIVAAKVTNRLVVAHMTKNEMQYLDSSLIGPAMLFLNQYFNFFIKEYYVLWLCFIWVTLDIFRYSAQVCLEICDHMKIKLFRIPCNHTGTIQVNAAEKNVHMTVEEEPLLDEEYHHGSDTAVDL comes from the exons ATGCTGTTCTACAAGGATAGACTGCTGTCGCCCGGCCAGCTTAAGCGGCTCAGCGAGCACAAGTACAGCTGCACGAGCAACAGCCTCCTCGACGGCCTCCTGCAGCCATGGTGGGACTGGCTGGTCAGCAAGGTTCCGCTCTGGCTAGCACCCAATCTCATCACCGTGCTCGGCCTGATCGTCAACATCGTCACCACCCTGATTCTTGTCTACTATAGTCCGGACGCGAGAATCGAG ccaCCTAGATGGGCTTGTTTTTTATGTGCACTTGGTCTGTTTATATATCAGAGTTTAGATGCTATCGATGGCAAGCAAGCCAGGAGAACCGGCACATCTACACCACTGGGAGAATTGTTTGATCATGGGTGTGATTCAATATCAACAG TGTTTGTTGCTTTATCGGCATGTATAGCTGTACAATTAGGATACTATCCAACGTGGATGTTTTTCCAGTGTTTCTGCGCAATGACGCTTTTTTACTGTGCTCATTGGCAGACCTATGTTTCAG GTTCCTTGAGATTTGGTAAAGTGGATGTAACGGAAGCACAGTTTACAATCATAGCTATTCATCTGATTTCCGCTATCTTTGGTCCACAAATTTGGATGATGGAg ATACCATTCTTAGATGGTTttatgtttaagtatttattaggAGTTATGACAGTCGTGTGTGCACTGGCAAATTTGTATTCCATATTTTCGGTGATTTTCACCGGAGGAGTGGGCAAGAATGGTTCCACTGTGGCT GGGACGTCCGTTTTATCGCCAATTATACCATTTAGCTTTGTGGTGGTACCggcttttataatatatagaaaaagcGCTGAACACGTCTACGAAAACCACCCAGCCCTGTATATACTTTCGTTTGGAATAGTGGCGGCGAAAGTTACGAATAGATTAGTG GTTGCTCATATGACTAAGAATGAGATGCAATACTTGGACAGTTCGTTAATCGGTCCAGCTATGCTGTTTCTCAATcaatatttcaacttttttatcAAAGAATACTACGTTCTCTGGCTGTGTTTC ATCTGGGTCACTCTGGATATCTTCCGATATAGTGCTCAAGTATGTCTTGAAATATGCGATCACATGAAGATCAAGCTTTTTAGGATACCATGCAACCATACGGGCACTATCCAGGTCAACGCCGCCGAGAAAAATG TTCACATGACGGTGGAGGAAGAGCCGCTGTTAGACGAGGAATACCATCACGGATCCGACACGGCCGTCGACCTCTGA
- the LOC105199340 gene encoding choline/ethanolaminephosphotransferase 1 isoform X3, producing MLFYKDRLLSPGQLKRLSEHKYSCTSNSLLDGLLQPWWDWLVSKVPLWLAPNLITVLGLIVNIVTTLILVYYSPDARIEPPRWACFLCALGLFIYQSLDAIDGKQARRTGTSTPLGELFDHGCDSISTVFVALSACIAVQLGYYPTWMFFQCFCAMTLFYCAHWQTYVSGSLRFGKVDVTEAQFTIIAIHLISAIFGPQIWMMEIPFLDGFMFKYLLGVMTVVCALANLYSIFSVIFTGGVGKNGSTVALPYTGTEVKVFPLWAAVGIAILLAQSSISVILAGGVGKNGSTVAGTSVLSPIIPFSFVVVPAFIIYRKSAEHVYENHPALYILSFGIVAAKVTNRLVVAHMTKNEMQYLDSSLIGPAMLFLNQYFNFFIKEYYVLWLCFIWVTLDIFRYSAQVCLEICDHMKIKLFRIPCNHTGTIQVNAAEKNESRYVKNEER from the exons ATGCTGTTCTACAAGGATAGACTGCTGTCGCCCGGCCAGCTTAAGCGGCTCAGCGAGCACAAGTACAGCTGCACGAGCAACAGCCTCCTCGACGGCCTCCTGCAGCCATGGTGGGACTGGCTGGTCAGCAAGGTTCCGCTCTGGCTAGCACCCAATCTCATCACCGTGCTCGGCCTGATCGTCAACATCGTCACCACCCTGATTCTTGTCTACTATAGTCCGGACGCGAGAATCGAG ccaCCTAGATGGGCTTGTTTTTTATGTGCACTTGGTCTGTTTATATATCAGAGTTTAGATGCTATCGATGGCAAGCAAGCCAGGAGAACCGGCACATCTACACCACTGGGAGAATTGTTTGATCATGGGTGTGATTCAATATCAACAG TGTTTGTTGCTTTATCGGCATGTATAGCTGTACAATTAGGATACTATCCAACGTGGATGTTTTTCCAGTGTTTCTGCGCAATGACGCTTTTTTACTGTGCTCATTGGCAGACCTATGTTTCAG GTTCCTTGAGATTTGGTAAAGTGGATGTAACGGAAGCACAGTTTACAATCATAGCTATTCATCTGATTTCCGCTATCTTTGGTCCACAAATTTGGATGATGGAg ATACCATTCTTAGATGGTTttatgtttaagtatttattaggAGTTATGACAGTCGTGTGTGCACTGGCAAATTTGTATTCCATATTTTCGGTGATTTTCACCGGAGGAGTGGGCAAGAATGGTTCCACTGTGGCT TTGCCATACACTGGCACAGAGGTGAAGGTGTTTCCATTATGGGCTGCTGTGGGCATCGCTATTTTACTTGCACAGAGCAGCATATCCGTCATTCTCGCCGGTGGTGTCGGAAAAAATGGCTCCACCGTCGCA GGGACGTCCGTTTTATCGCCAATTATACCATTTAGCTTTGTGGTGGTACCggcttttataatatatagaaaaagcGCTGAACACGTCTACGAAAACCACCCAGCCCTGTATATACTTTCGTTTGGAATAGTGGCGGCGAAAGTTACGAATAGATTAGTG GTTGCTCATATGACTAAGAATGAGATGCAATACTTGGACAGTTCGTTAATCGGTCCAGCTATGCTGTTTCTCAATcaatatttcaacttttttatcAAAGAATACTACGTTCTCTGGCTGTGTTTC ATCTGGGTCACTCTGGATATCTTCCGATATAGTGCTCAAGTATGTCTTGAAATATGCGATCACATGAAGATCAAGCTTTTTAGGATACCATGCAACCATACGGGCACTATCCAGGTCAACGCCGCCGAGAAAAATG AGTCGCGCTATGTGAAAAACGAAGAACGCTGA
- the LOC105199340 gene encoding cholinephosphotransferase 1 isoform X2 codes for MLFYKDRLLSPGQLKRLSEHKYSCTSNSLLDGLLQPWWDWLVSKVPLWLAPNLITVLGLIVNIVTTLILVYYSPDARIEPPRWACFLCALGLFIYQSLDAIDGKQARRTGTSTPLGELFDHGCDSISTVFVALSACIAVQLGYYPTWMFFQCFCAMTLFYCAHWQTYVSGSLRFGKVDVTEAQFTIIAIHLISAIFGPQIWMMEIPVLGTFSNYIAMVFYAGYLHVFLEFCKVFESGGIGKNGSTIALPYTGTEVKVFPLWAAVGIAILLAQSSISVILAGGVGKNGSTVAGTSVLSPIIPFSFVVVPAFIIYRKSAEHVYENHPALYILSFGIVAAKVTNRLVVAHMTKNEMQYLDSSLIGPAMLFLNQYFNFFIKEYYVLWLCFIWVTLDIFRYSAQVCLEICDHMKIKLFRIPCNHTGTIQVNAAEKNVHMTVEEEPLLDEEYHHGSDTAVDL; via the exons ATGCTGTTCTACAAGGATAGACTGCTGTCGCCCGGCCAGCTTAAGCGGCTCAGCGAGCACAAGTACAGCTGCACGAGCAACAGCCTCCTCGACGGCCTCCTGCAGCCATGGTGGGACTGGCTGGTCAGCAAGGTTCCGCTCTGGCTAGCACCCAATCTCATCACCGTGCTCGGCCTGATCGTCAACATCGTCACCACCCTGATTCTTGTCTACTATAGTCCGGACGCGAGAATCGAG ccaCCTAGATGGGCTTGTTTTTTATGTGCACTTGGTCTGTTTATATATCAGAGTTTAGATGCTATCGATGGCAAGCAAGCCAGGAGAACCGGCACATCTACACCACTGGGAGAATTGTTTGATCATGGGTGTGATTCAATATCAACAG TGTTTGTTGCTTTATCGGCATGTATAGCTGTACAATTAGGATACTATCCAACGTGGATGTTTTTCCAGTGTTTCTGCGCAATGACGCTTTTTTACTGTGCTCATTGGCAGACCTATGTTTCAG GTTCCTTGAGATTTGGTAAAGTGGATGTAACGGAAGCACAGTTTACAATCATAGCTATTCATCTGATTTCCGCTATCTTTGGTCCACAAATTTGGATGATGGAg ATCCCCGTACTCGGTACGTTCAGTAACTACATAGCAATGGTCTTTTATGCAGGCTACCTTCACGTGTTCCTTGAATTCTGTAAAGTCTTTGAATCTGGTGGGATTGGAAAAAACGGTTCCACAATTGCA TTGCCATACACTGGCACAGAGGTGAAGGTGTTTCCATTATGGGCTGCTGTGGGCATCGCTATTTTACTTGCACAGAGCAGCATATCCGTCATTCTCGCCGGTGGTGTCGGAAAAAATGGCTCCACCGTCGCA GGGACGTCCGTTTTATCGCCAATTATACCATTTAGCTTTGTGGTGGTACCggcttttataatatatagaaaaagcGCTGAACACGTCTACGAAAACCACCCAGCCCTGTATATACTTTCGTTTGGAATAGTGGCGGCGAAAGTTACGAATAGATTAGTG GTTGCTCATATGACTAAGAATGAGATGCAATACTTGGACAGTTCGTTAATCGGTCCAGCTATGCTGTTTCTCAATcaatatttcaacttttttatcAAAGAATACTACGTTCTCTGGCTGTGTTTC ATCTGGGTCACTCTGGATATCTTCCGATATAGTGCTCAAGTATGTCTTGAAATATGCGATCACATGAAGATCAAGCTTTTTAGGATACCATGCAACCATACGGGCACTATCCAGGTCAACGCCGCCGAGAAAAATG TTCACATGACGGTGGAGGAAGAGCCGCTGTTAGACGAGGAATACCATCACGGATCCGACACGGCCGTCGACCTCTGA